In Buchananella sp. 14KM1171, the genomic stretch CAGGTCCGCCGGGCGCGAAGAACCACGCGGGTCACTGCCCGCCAGAGAAGTCGGTGGACCCGGTCATGCCGGCGTGCCAGCGGTAGAGCAGCTGGGCCACGTCCGCAGTCCCCGGAGCAACGGGCCTGCCCTGCATGTCCACCTTCGGCAGCATCAGCACAAGCGCGATGGTGCCGGCGCGGGTGTCGATGAACACTGCCGACTCCGGCCGACGCAGGAACGAGACCGGCTCCAGGCGAATCCCCACCACGTCGGCCTGCCGCAGCACGATCGGCGCGTCGGCGTCCTTCTTGCGCAGGTCGTGCAGCTCGAGCGCCTCCCGGGAGATCACCAGCGCGGCCTCGTTCTTCAGGATGCCGATCTTGTCTTGCGAGCCGTCCAGCGGGAGCGGCAGCATGGTGGCTGGGTGGACGATCACGCCCTTACGCCGGCGCAGCTTTTGCATGGGGGCTTGGCCCTTCCTGAATCCCCAGGCGAGGAAAGCCACGATGATCACCACGGCCACCGCCACCGCAGCTATCAGCGACCAGAAGTAGGTGGGCCCTTCATTCCAGGCCATCCAGACCCCGAGGGCCACGAACGCGACGAACGCCAGCGAGGCAACGCCCTCGCCGGGAGCCTGATTCATAGTCGGTACCTCGCTGTTCTCTGCCGCTGTGCGGTCAGGTGGCGCGATCCGGCCGCGTCCCTCAAGTAGTACAGTCCGATTCGACCGGTGGAGGCAAGTCTGCCGTGCGCGGCCTGTGCAAGGCGGCCGCCCCGCCGTAAGGCGCGAGGGGATGGACGACGTTGCCGCCTTCCCGCCCGGCCAAGCAAGGCCGCTGCGCCGCAGGGCGAGGGAAACAAGGAGGCGCGAGAGGCGTCGTCGGCCCTTACCATTGAATGCAAAGTACCCAAGTGGGCGAAGCGAACAAAGGAGAACGGGGTAAGCCCCCAAACCATGCGTAAGGCGATGAACCCGGCCGCCGCCCTCGGCAGCGCCATCCCCGGCCCGGCACAGCTTGCCCCGGCGCCACAGGAGCGGGCGCAGACCAGCCGCACCGTAACGATCCCGCCGGAGGTGGACCCGCTGCTGGTGCTCGGCACGCGCGACGAGGTGCTGCGCGCCCTGGCCGACGGCTTCAAACACCTGCAGGTCCACTCGCGCGGCGCGGAAATCACCTTCACCGGCGCCGCCTCCCAGGTGGAGCTGGCCGCCAACCTGGCCGGTGAACTGATCGCGCTTGCCCGCGACGGCAAGAGCCTGACCCCGGACGCCGTGGCGCGCGCCGCCTCCATCCTCACCAGCCACGCAGAAGACCGCTCCTCCTCGGTGCTCGGCACGGACATTGTCTCCAACCGGGGCAAGACCATCCGCCCCAAGACGCTGGGGCAGAAGGCGTACGTGGACGCGATCGACGCCAACACGATCGTCTTTGGGGTGGGGCCGGCCGGCACCGGCAAGACCTACCTGGCGATGGCCAAGGCCGTCCACGCCCTACAAAACGGGATGGTGCGCCGAATCGTGCTCACCCGCCCCGCCGTGGAGGCCGGCGAAAACCTGGGCTACCTGCCCGGCTCGCTGACCGACAAGATCGACCCCTACCTGCGCCCGCTCTACGACGCGCTGCACGACATGATCGACCCGCAGCAGATCCCCAAGCTCATGGCGGCCGGCACCATCGAGGTGGCGCCCCTGGCCTACATGCGCGGCCGCACCCTCAACGACGCCTTCATCATCCTGGACGAGGCGCAAAACACCACGCCCGCGCAGATGAAGATGTTCCTTACCCGCCTGGGCTTTGGCTCCCACGTGGTGGTCACGGGCGACGTCTCCCAGGTGGACCTGCCGCGCGGAGTGCGCAGCGGGCTGCAGGTGGTGCAAGAGATCCTGCCCGGCATCGACGACGTCGCCTTTTGCAACCTGACCTCCAACGACGTGGTGCGCCACCGCCTGGTGGGGGAGATCATCGACGCCTACGAGCGCTACGACGCCAGAGAGGCAGCCGCCGGTGGCCGCGACGAGCGGTGGCGCGAGGCGCAGCGGGCGCGCGTGGCCGGCGAACGGGCGCGCAGGCGGGAAGCCAGCGAGGCAAGCCGCCGCGAGGGCGAGCGCAGCGCGGGCGGCGCGGGCGTAGAGCGCGGCGAGCGCGGCCAGGGCAGCGAGCATGGCGGCGACGGCAGCGGGCACGGCGCGGGTGTAGAGCGCGGCGAGCGCAGCGCGGGCGGGCGACACGACAGCGAAACGGAGGCGCAGTGAGCATCGAGGTAAACAACGAGACCACCTTCACCATCGACCCGGCCGAGTTCGCCGAGCTGGCCCGGTACGTGCTGGATTCCATGCACGTCTCCCCGCTGGCGGAGCTGTCCATCATGCTGGTGGATCCCGACGCGATGGCGGTGCTGCACGAGCGCTGGCTGGACCTGCCCGGTCCCACCGACGTGATGAGCTTCCCGATGGACGAGCTGCGCCCGGGCAAGCCGGGCGCCCCCACGCCGCCCGGGATGCTGGGGGACATCGTGTTGTGCCCCGACGTGGCGCGCGAACAGGCCGCCGCCGCCGGGCACTCCACCATCGAGGAGCTGCTGCTGCTCACCACCCACGGCATCCTGCACCTGCTGGGCTTTGACCACGCCGAGCCGGAGGAGGAGAAGGTCATGTTCGACCTGCAGCGCAAGCTGCTGTTCACCTTCCTAGCCCAGCGGGCCCGATGAGCGGCAAATGCGCCAAGCAGGAGGGGTGCTGATGTACCCCACCCTGCTGTTCGTGGTGGCCGGGGTGCTGTATGCGCTCTCCGCCCTCTACTCCGCGATCCGCCCCGCCCTGGAGCGCCTCTCCCGCGTCCAGGTGGAAGAGGCCCAAAGCGCGGGCCTGCGCGGCGCGCACCGCCTGGAGGGATTCGTGGAGCGGCGCGCCCAAGCGCAGTCCGGCGCCGCAGCCACCCAGTACCTGTGCGAGACCGTGGCGACCGTGGCCCTAACCCTGGGGCTGGCGGCGTTCCTGAGGACCTGGTGGCTCACCGCGCTGGTGAGCCTGGCGGTGATCCTGGTGATCGTGGCGCTCGTGGCAGGGGTGGGCCCCTCCCGGTGGGGCAAGAACTCCCCAGTGAACGTGGCGCGAAAGCTGGGCCCGCTGATAGCGGGTCCGGCCGCCGTGGCAGGGTGGCTCTCCAGCGCCACGCAAGGGCTGGAGCACATCAA encodes the following:
- the ybeY gene encoding rRNA maturation RNase YbeY; the encoded protein is MSIEVNNETTFTIDPAEFAELARYVLDSMHVSPLAELSIMLVDPDAMAVLHERWLDLPGPTDVMSFPMDELRPGKPGAPTPPGMLGDIVLCPDVAREQAAAAGHSTIEELLLLTTHGILHLLGFDHAEPEEEKVMFDLQRKLLFTFLAQRAR
- a CDS encoding PhoH family protein; its protein translation is MRKAMNPAAALGSAIPGPAQLAPAPQERAQTSRTVTIPPEVDPLLVLGTRDEVLRALADGFKHLQVHSRGAEITFTGAASQVELAANLAGELIALARDGKSLTPDAVARAASILTSHAEDRSSSVLGTDIVSNRGKTIRPKTLGQKAYVDAIDANTIVFGVGPAGTGKTYLAMAKAVHALQNGMVRRIVLTRPAVEAGENLGYLPGSLTDKIDPYLRPLYDALHDMIDPQQIPKLMAAGTIEVAPLAYMRGRTLNDAFIILDEAQNTTPAQMKMFLTRLGFGSHVVVTGDVSQVDLPRGVRSGLQVVQEILPGIDDVAFCNLTSNDVVRHRLVGEIIDAYERYDAREAAAGGRDERWREAQRARVAGERARRREASEASRREGERSAGGAGVERGERGQGSEHGGDGSGHGAGVERGERSAGGRHDSETEAQ